Sequence from the Nocardia brasiliensis genome:
TCGACCGCGACACCGGGCTGGCGACCTTCCTGACCTGGCTCGAAAAGCAGGGCGGGGCCGTGGAACTCACCCGCGCCCTGCGCTGACTCCCGACGAAAGCCGCCATCGGAGGCACTGATGACCAACGACACCGTCTTCCGCAGGAAGATCTCGCCCACCGAGCGGCTGTACTTCTTCACCCGTGAGGTGACACCGCCGTTCCTGATGCATCTGGCCGTGCACGGCGCGGGCACGATCGACCCGGAGGCGCTGCGGCGCGCCGTCGAGGTGGCCTCGGCCGCCAACCCGGGCGCCCGGCTGGTCCGCGACGGAAAGTACTGGGTGGACAGCGGTGTCGCGGCCGCGGTCCGGGTGGTGCCGGACTGGACGCTCGATTACCGCGCACTGGAAAACGATGCGGTGCTGAACAGTGCGATCGGGCCGACCCCGGAGCGCACCACCGAGGTGCTGCTGCTCACCGGCGCCGAGACGACCATCGTGTTCCGGGTGTTCCACGGCGTGATGGACGGCATGGGGATGCGGATGTGGGCCGACGACGTACTGCGCGCGCTGCGCGGTGTCGAGCCGCTCGGCGCTCCGGACGCGATCGCCGACACCGAACTGGTCGCACAGGTGGGCGCGCCGGGCAGGCAGACGTTGGTGCTGCCGACCTATCGGTCCGCCATCGGCACCGGCCGCCAGGACCCGAACGCGGTGCGCTGGCTGCTGCGCCATCGCACCATCGACGCCACCGGCAAGGGCATCGTGGCGCGGGTCTCGGCGATCCTGGCGGAGGCGACCGGGGCGAAGTCCCGCTTCATGGTTCCGGTCGATCTGCGCCGCCACGACCCGGCGCTGCGCTCCACCGGCAACCTCGCGCTGCCGCTGTTCCTCGACGTGCGGCCGGGCGAGAGCTGGGAAGCGGTGAGCGCCCAGATGCGCACCGGCCTGCAGGACAAGCGGGAGCTGAACCAGCTGGACAACGGCGGGCTGTCGAAGTTCCCGCCCGCCGTCATCCGCGCGGTGCTGCGGGCGAGTAACTGGCTCGGCGCGCGATGCAACCGGAACATGGTCTCCGCCACGGTCTCCCACATGGGCAAGGTCGACCTCGACGAGCTGGCCGTGCCCGGCTGGACACCGACCACGATGCGGGTGCTACCGCAGCACACCGGATCGATGCCGCTGCTGTTCGGCATGGTCGAGGTAGGCGGGCGGATCGAGCTGAT
This genomic interval carries:
- a CDS encoding peptide synthetase, producing MTNDTVFRRKISPTERLYFFTREVTPPFLMHLAVHGAGTIDPEALRRAVEVASAANPGARLVRDGKYWVDSGVAAAVRVVPDWTLDYRALENDAVLNSAIGPTPERTTEVLLLTGAETTIVFRVFHGVMDGMGMRMWADDVLRALRGVEPLGAPDAIADTELVAQVGAPGRQTLVLPTYRSAIGTGRQDPNAVRWLLRHRTIDATGKGIVARVSAILAEATGAKSRFMVPVDLRRHDPALRSTGNLALPLFLDVRPGESWEAVSAQMRTGLQDKRELNQLDNGGLSKFPPAVIRAVLRASNWLGARCNRNMVSATVSHMGKVDLDELAVPGWTPTTMRVLPQHTGSMPLLFGMVEVGGRIELMVSARNGAGIEARLEALLDRIAQTLEAELAPQDSPTR